One part of the Arabidopsis thaliana chromosome 4, partial sequence genome encodes these proteins:
- the HCC2 gene encoding Thioredoxin superfamily protein (Thioredoxin superfamily protein; CONTAINS InterPro DOMAIN/s: Copper chaperone SCO1/SenC (InterPro:IPR003782), Thioredoxin fold (InterPro:IPR012335), Thioredoxin-like fold (InterPro:IPR012336); BEST Arabidopsis thaliana protein match is: electron transport SCO1/SenC family protein (TAIR:AT3G08950.1); Has 30201 Blast hits to 17322 proteins in 780 species: Archae - 12; Bacteria - 1396; Metazoa - 17338; Fungi - 3422; Plants - 5037; Viruses - 0; Other Eukaryotes - 2996 (source: NCBI BLink).), which produces MLPCRRLVLSCKNQAASFLRRCGPSKRIQSVNYCKSTRQGHEIPDVKPLFPTGGGTQAPSRSRARYAVPAILLGFAGFVGFLHYNDERRAVPRGQASSNSGCGCGSNTTVKGPIIGGPFTLVSTENKIVTENDFCGKWVLLYFGYSFSPDVGPEQLKMMSKAVDKLESKHNEKILPVFVTLDPQRDTPSHLHAYLKEFDSRILGLTGTASAMRQMAQEYRVYFKKVQEDGEDYLVDTSHNMYLINPKMEIVRCFGVEYNPDELSQELLKEVASVSQ; this is translated from the exons ATGCTTCCTTGTCGCCGTCTTGTTCTGTCCTGCAAGAATCAAGCTGCCAGTTTTCTCCGAAG gtgtGGACCATCGAAACGAATTCAATCAGTCAATTACTGTAAATCAACAAGACAGGGCCATGAAATTCCAGATGTGAAACCTCTTTTTCCCACAGGAGGAGGAACTCAAGCTCCTTCTCGTTCTCGTGCTCGTTATGCTGTT CCTGCGATTCTACTTGGTTTTGCCGGATTCGTCGGCTTTCTTCATTACAACGACGAAAGGAGAGCAGTTCCTAGAG GTCAAGCAAGCAGCAATAGCGGTTGTGGCTGCGGTTCTAATACAACTGTCAAAGGTCCGATTATCGGAGGTCCGTTTACGCTTGTGAGCACAGAAAACAAGATAGTCACAGAGAATGACTTTTGTGGTAAATGGGTTCTACTCTACTTTGGATACTCTTTTTCCCCGGATGTTGGACCTGAGCAACTAAAGATGATGTCCAAAGCTGTTGATAAACTAG AGTCTAAACATAACGAGAAGATTCTGCCTGTCTTTGTCACTCTTGACCCTCAACGAGACACACCTTCTCATCTCCACGCATACTTGAAAG AGTTTGATAGTAGAATACTAGGACTAACCGGGACTGCAAGTGCAATGAGGCAAATGGCACAAGAGTATCGTGTCTACTTCAAGAAGGTTCAAGAGGACGGAGAAGATTATCTCGTTGATACTTCTCACAACAT GTACTTGATAAATCCGAAGATGGAGATTGTGAGGTGCTTTGGGGTTGAGTATAATCCAGACGAGCTCTCACAAGAGCTTCTTAAAGAAGTTGCTTCTGTTTCACAGTGA
- a CDS encoding VQ motif-containing protein (VQ motif-containing protein; CONTAINS InterPro DOMAIN/s: VQ (InterPro:IPR008889); BEST Arabidopsis thaliana protein match is: VQ motif-containing protein (TAIR:AT1G35830.1); Has 406 Blast hits to 390 proteins in 39 species: Archae - 0; Bacteria - 0; Metazoa - 10; Fungi - 7; Plants - 145; Viruses - 0; Other Eukaryotes - 244 (source: NCBI BLink).) yields MESGNSSSMQSSSGGGGGGEEEYDSRAADQSISAFFDHHNNHVSSIPTPQQNHRNLLHFDHNNNNSLIPPNYFNNNTFLPVNQQPDPISQLDLRTSSATSSLPPTNNIGVIKKTKKRSRASRRAPTTVLTTDTSNFRAMVQEFTGIPAPPLFNNNSIVNTTRLNTFLGLSSSSPNTYNTNNLLLRPFAQKLTPATPLLSGSQIQQYQNPNNGFEDMNLQALLQAHISNPRSNEHDQFGLGMMQTPSTNPPTTTAAANGNINTGDNGSYGGSDHEHNNDGTWLSSSSDQRT; encoded by the coding sequence ATGGAGTCCGGTAATAGTAGTAGCATGCAATCTTCAAGCGGCggtggcggaggaggagaagaagaatacgaTTCACGCGCCGCAGATCAATCCATTTCCGCCTTCTTCGACCACCACAACAACCACGTGTCATCTATACCCACGCCGCAACAAAACCATCGCAACCTCCTCCATTTCGaccataacaacaacaactctctAATACCACCAAACTACTTTAACAACAACACGTTCTTACCCGTAAACCAACAACCCGACCCGATTTCTCAACTCGACCTCCGAACCTCCTCCGCCACGTCATCACTCCCTCCTACTAACAATATAGGagtaatcaagaaaacaaagaaaagatctCGAGCATCAAGAAGAGCACCAACGACGGTTCTAACGACGGATACTTCCAACTTCCGAGCGATGGTTCAAGAGTTTACCGGAATCCCAGCTCCACCGCTATTCAACAACAACTCCATCGTGAACACCACGCGCCTCAACACTTTCCTCggcttgtcttcttcttcgccaaACACTTACAACACCAACAATCTCTTGTTACGACCGTTTGCTCAAAAACTCACTCCAGCGACTCCTCTCTTATCCGGATCACAAATTCAGCAATATCAAAACCCTAACAACGGTTTCGAGGATATGAATCTGCAAgctcttcttcaagctcataTTTCAAACCCTAGAAGCAATGAGCACGATCAGTTTGGTCTTGGTATGATGCAGACTCCATCTACTAATCCTCCTACTACAACGGCAGCGGCTAACGGGAACATAAACACCGGTGATAATGGAAGCTACGGTGGCTCCGATCATGAACATAATAATGACGGTACTTGGTTATCTTCGTCTTCCGACCAGagaacataa
- a CDS encoding Galactose oxidase/kelch repeat superfamily protein (Galactose oxidase/kelch repeat superfamily protein; CONTAINS InterPro DOMAIN/s: F-box domain, cyclin-like (InterPro:IPR001810), Galactose oxidase/kelch, beta-propeller (InterPro:IPR011043), Kelch repeat type 1 (InterPro:IPR006652), Kelch related (InterPro:IPR013089), Kelch-type beta propeller (InterPro:IPR015915); BEST Arabidopsis thaliana protein match is: Galactose oxidase/kelch repeat superfamily protein (TAIR:AT5G28160.1); Has 30201 Blast hits to 17322 proteins in 780 species: Archae - 12; Bacteria - 1396; Metazoa - 17338; Fungi - 3422; Plants - 5037; Viruses - 0; Other Eukaryotes - 2996 (source: NCBI BLink).), whose product MDSEAEPPQEKKKPNSCPSFLSLPEEILVNCLARIPKSYYPKLSLVCKSFCSLILSMELYVERLYLGTHEDVLHVCLQLPDRRLPSWFSLWTKPDQTLTNDIGKKKKSTRNTLLVPIPSSYSPRVPMFIGEIGSELYAISKHNTPSSVMWVRDKTSIYAWRKAPSMTVARANVFAYVINGKIYVMGGCAADESKYWAEVFDPKTQTWKPLTDPGAELRVSSIIGMAVSEGKIYVKNSYVKDYVYDPEEDKWDVVASSFMIERKCEIENVLYRFSRQSCSWYDTKHKEWRDIKGLATLNRRRRSSILEVAKYGDKVLILWEIFAKPFYQNKSIWCAVIALEKRKIDEIWGKVKWASIVLTVPRSYVFLRCEVKPV is encoded by the coding sequence ATGGATTCCGAAGCCGAACCACCgcaggaaaagaagaaaccaaattcATGTCCGTCGTTTTTGTCCCTTCCTGAAGAAATCCTTGTAAACTGTTTAGCCCGCATACCGAAATCGTACTACCCGAAACTCTCCTTAGTCTGCAAGAGCTTCTGCTCTCTCATCTTATCCATGGAACTTTACGTGGAGCGATTGTACCTTGGTACACATGAAGACGTCCTTCACGTCTGCTTACAGTTGCCCGATCGTCGTCTTCCTTCATGGTTTAGTCTCTGGACTAAACCGGATCAAACCCTAACCAACGACattgggaagaagaaaaagtccACTAGAAATACTTTGTTGGTACCAAtaccttcttcttattctcctCGTGTACCAATGTTCATCGGTGAGATTGGTTCAGAATTATACGCTATTAGCAAACATAATACTCCATCCTCCGTCATGTGGGTTCGTGATAAGACTAGTATTTATGCCTGGCGTAAAGCCCCTAGTATGACAGTAGCTCGTGCCAATGTTTTTGCTTATGTCATCAATGGGAAAATATACGTAATGGGAGGTTGTGCCGCAGATGAATCTAAGTATTGGGCTGAGGTATTCGACCCAAAGACTCAAACTTGGAAACCTTTAACTGACCCGGGGGCCGAGTTACGCGTATCTTCAATTATAGGTATGGCGGTGAGCGAAGGAAAGATTTATGTTAAGAACAGCTATGTGAAGGACTACGTTTATGATCCGGAAGAAGATAAATGGGACGTAGTTGCAAGCTCATTCATGATTGAGAGAAAGTGTGAGATAGAGAATGTATTGTACCGTTTTAGTAGACAAAGTTGTTCGTGGTATGACACAAAGCATAAAGAATGGAGAGATATCAAGGGTTTGGCTACATTGAATAGGCGTCGTCGTTCTAGTATTCTTGAAGTAGCGAAGTACGGTGACAAAGTCTTAATCTTGTGGGAAATCTTTGCGAAGcctttttatcaaaacaagAGTATTTGGTGTGCGGTGATTGCGCTTGAAAAGCGTAAAATTGATGAAATTTGGGGAAAGGTTAAGTGGGCTAGTATTGTGCTTACGGTTCCTAGATCATATGTTTTCTTGCGTTGTGAAGTGAAACCGGTTTGA
- a CDS encoding Galactose oxidase/kelch repeat superfamily protein (Galactose oxidase/kelch repeat superfamily protein; FUNCTIONS IN: molecular_function unknown; INVOLVED IN: biological_process unknown; LOCATED IN: chloroplast; EXPRESSED IN: 6 plant structures; EXPRESSED DURING: L mature pollen stage, M germinated pollen stage, 4 anthesis, petal differentiation and expansion stage; CONTAINS InterPro DOMAIN/s: F-box domain, cyclin-like (InterPro:IPR001810), Galactose oxidase/kelch, beta-propeller (InterPro:IPR011043), Kelch repeat type 1 (InterPro:IPR006652), Kelch related (InterPro:IPR013089), Kelch-type beta propeller (InterPro:IPR015915); BEST Arabidopsis thaliana protein match is: Galactose oxidase/kelch repeat superfamily protein (TAIR:AT4G39756.1); Has 30201 Blast hits to 17322 proteins in 780 species: Archae - 12; Bacteria - 1396; Metazoa - 17338; Fungi - 3422; Plants - 5037; Viruses - 0; Other Eukaryotes - 2996 (source: NCBI BLink).): MVTFWAETAASAATTSKGEPPSKKRKTNPSPPPSLLSLPDVLILNCLSRIPKSYYPKLSIVSKTFRDLIISIDLNHARFHHKTQEHFFHVCLKLPDRPLPSWYTLWIKPQGFDDKEEEKKKKKKSTLVQVPSSYASQTPLLVVGIDSDVYAFKQCYPPSRVMFVRNKECVIWRNAPDMTVARANPVAYVFDRKIYVMGGCAETESANWGEVFDPKTQTWEPLPVPSPELRFSSMIRKIEMIQGKFYVRSNDSKDSVYDPIREKWNVAAKPQLNDSRCSVGNVWYSCRPNSFLWFDNEIKNWRLIKGLSSLNHSCRSGLIETVCYDGNLLLLWDKPTKPRRRVCEDKYICCALISFNKRKNGQVWGKVEWSNVVLTVPSSYRFLRSTVIRT; encoded by the coding sequence ATGGTCACTTTTTGGGCAGAAACCGCCGCCTCTGCGGCTACGACTTCCAAAGGCGAACCACCGTCGAAAAAGAGGAAAACGAATccatctcctcctccgtcgCTTTTGTCACTCCCAGATGTTCTCATTCTAAACTGTTTATCCCGTATACCGAAATCGTATTACCCTAAACTCTCCATAGTCTCCAAAACATTTCGTGATCTCATCATATCCATTGATCTTAACCACGCTCGATTTCACCACAAAACACAAGAACACTTTTTTCATGTCTGCTTAAAGCTTCCCGATCGTCCTCTTCCCTCGTGGTACACACTCTGGATCAAACCCCAAGGATTCGATGacaaggaggaggagaagaagaagaagaagaagtctaCCTTGGTACAAGTACCTTCTTCCTATGCTTCTCAAACACCATTGCTCGTAGTAGGTATTGATTCAGATGTCTATGCATTCAAACAATGTTATCCTCCCTCTCGGGTCATGTTTGTTCGTAACAAGGAGTGTGTCATATGGCGTAATGCCCCCGACATGACTGTGGCTAGAGCTAATCCTGTTGCCTACGTCTTCGATAggaaaatatatgttatgGGAGGTTGTGCGGAAACCGAATCCGCAAATTGGGGTGAGGTTTTTGATCCAAAGACTCAAACTTGGGAACCTTTACCTGTCCCTTCCCCTGAGCTCCGCTTCTCTTcaatgattagaaaaatagAGATGATCCAAGGAAAGTTTTACGTGAGGAGCAATGACAGCAAGGACTCTGTTTATGATCCGATAAGAGAGAAATGGAACGTTGCAGCGAAACCGCAGTTGAATGATAGTAGGTGTTCGGTAGGTAATGTTTGGTACTCTTGTCGTCCCAACAGTTTCTTGTGGTTTgacaatgaaattaaaaattggaGACTGATCAAGGGTTTGTCTTCGTTGAATCATAGTTGTCGTAGTGGTTTGATTGAAACAGTTTGCTACGATGGGAATCTCTTACTATTGTGGGACAAGCCTACCAAGCCTCGCCGTCGTGTTTGTGAAGACAAGTATATTTGCTGTGCGTTGATTTCGTTTAATAAGCGCAAAAATGGTCAAGTTTGGGGTAAGGTTGAGTGGTCTAATGTTGTGCTTACGGTTCCCAGTTCATACCGTTTCTTGCGTTCTACAGTGATACGGACTTGA
- the PLAT1 gene encoding Lipase/lipooxygenase, PLAT/LH2 family protein (Lipase/lipooxygenase, PLAT/LH2 family protein; FUNCTIONS IN: molecular_function unknown; INVOLVED IN: biological_process unknown; LOCATED IN: thylakoid, chloroplast thylakoid membrane, plasma membrane, chloroplast, vacuole; EXPRESSED IN: 25 plant structures; EXPRESSED DURING: 13 growth stages; CONTAINS InterPro DOMAIN/s: Lipoxygenase, LH2 (InterPro:IPR001024), Lipase/lipooxygenase, PLAT/LH2 (InterPro:IPR008976); BEST Arabidopsis thaliana protein match is: Lipase/lipooxygenase, PLAT/LH2 family protein (TAIR:AT2G22170.1); Has 247 Blast hits to 225 proteins in 46 species: Archae - 0; Bacteria - 3; Metazoa - 94; Fungi - 0; Plants - 147; Viruses - 0; Other Eukaryotes - 3 (source: NCBI BLink).), with product MARRDVLLPFLLLLATVSAVAFAEDDPDCVYTFYLRTGSIWKAGTDSIISARIYDKDGDYIGIKNLQAWAGLMGPDYNYFERGNLDIFSGRAPCLPSPICALNLTSDGSGDHHGWYVNYVEITTAGVHAQCSTQDFEIEQWLATDTSPYELTAVRNNCPVKLRDSVSRVGSEIRKKLSWVV from the exons atggctCGTCGCGATGTTCTCCTCCctttcctcctccttctcgCCACCGTCTCCGCCGTAGCTTTCGCC GAAGATGATCCAGACTGTGTATACACATTCTACCTCAGAACCGGATCGATCTGGAAAGCCGGAACCGATTCGATCATCAGCGCAAGAATCTACGATAAGGACGGTGACTACATCGGAATCAAAAACCTTCAAGCTTGGGCTGGATTAATGGGACCTGATTACAATTACTTCGAGAGGGGTAATCTCGACATTTTCAGTGGAAGAGCACCGTGTTTACCTAGTCCGATCTGTGCCTTAAACCTAACCTCCGATGGCTCCGGCGATCACCATGGTTGGTACGTTAATTACGTTGAGATCACGACGGCTGGTGTTCACGCACAGTGCTCGACGCAGGATTTTGAGATTGAGCAATGGCTCGCTACTGATACTTCTCCTTATGAGCTCACCGCCGTACGGAACAATTGTCCGGTCAAGCTTAGGGATAGTGTTAGTCGGGTCGGGTCTGAGATTCGGAAAAAGCTTTCTTGGGTCGTTTAA
- a CDS encoding F-box family protein-like protein (F-box family protein-related; BEST Arabidopsis thaliana protein match is: Galactose oxidase/kelch repeat superfamily protein (TAIR:AT5G28180.1); Has 30201 Blast hits to 17322 proteins in 780 species: Archae - 12; Bacteria - 1396; Metazoa - 17338; Fungi - 3422; Plants - 5037; Viruses - 0; Other Eukaryotes - 2996 (source: NCBI BLink).), translating into MSSEVEPPQKKKQPWLPDYIVENCLAHISRSYYPKLSLVSSPFALSSYPKSSTKRDIASTTEEYFFHVCLQLPKSPLPTWYTLWIKPDQIEKKKKINTFTGNTRLVQIPSSYHYPFDQVFIFNLYGAMRSSKAMVRPPSYGLVSMF; encoded by the coding sequence ATGAGTTCTGAAGTCGAACCACCGCAGAAAAAGAAGCAGCCGTGGCTTCCAGATTATATCGTTGAGAACTGTTTAGCACACATATCGAGATCTTACTACCCGAAACTCTCCCTAGTCTCAAGTCCTTTCGCTCTCTCGTCGTATCCAAAGAGCTCAACAAAGCGCGATATCGCCTCAACAACCGAAGAATACTTCTTCCACGTCTGCTTACAGCTTCCTAAGAGTCCTCTTCCAACCTGGTACACGCTCTGGATAAAACCTGATCAgatcgagaagaagaagaagattaataCGTTTACTGGAAATACTCGGTTGGTACAAATACCATCTTCCTATCATTATCCTTTTGACCAAGTGTTCATCTTTAATCTTTATGGTGCTATGCGTTCATCCAAGGCAATGGTCCGTCCCCCTTCATATGGGTTGGTAAGCATGTTTTGA
- a CDS encoding hydroxyproline-rich glycoprotein family protein (hydroxyproline-rich glycoprotein family protein; FUNCTIONS IN: molecular_function unknown; INVOLVED IN: biological_process unknown; LOCATED IN: chloroplast; BEST Arabidopsis thaliana protein match is: hydroxyproline-rich glycoprotein family protein (TAIR:AT2G22180.1); Has 82 Blast hits to 82 proteins in 26 species: Archae - 0; Bacteria - 0; Metazoa - 14; Fungi - 9; Plants - 52; Viruses - 3; Other Eukaryotes - 4 (source: NCBI BLink).) yields MDGPPLPPTSTSTSTSINDNENKTGNDPSTWHRPTSSLPQFPSSASQVSSPPQHLRNRSLNLSPHVSPSSPPPPDPIPEIETYVVHVPRDQVYWIPPPDNAGSSKDAGIAIRGEIIKPEPPVFNVKKLEKSRHFEIMLTSKNPTSTMWVTYKGLVSLTYKNKNLGQGNFPELSLAVSGSHTVNLKLDRSMNAAVLPPEVVSLVLTMGLDAGFGTGLVKRAKEVAVTCDIKVNGLLDAHKVEIVSESCESEFTK; encoded by the exons ATGGACGGGCCACCGCTACCTCCGACCTCtacctccacctccacctccattAATGACAATGAAAACAAGACCGGTAATGATCCTTCTACGTGGCATCGTCCCACCAGCAGCCTCCCTCAATTCCCTTCCTCTGCCTCCCAAGTTTCTTCACCTCCACAACATTTACGTAATCGTTCTTTGAATCTCTCCCCACACGTATCACCTTCTTCGCCGCCTCCTCCTGATCCAATCCCAGAGATCGAGACCTACGTAGTGCATGTTCCAAGGGATCAGGTCTATTGGATCCCTCCCCCGGATAATGCAGGATCGTCGAAAGACGCAGGAATAGCGATCCGGGgagaaataataaaa CCCGAACCTCCGGTTTTCAACGTTAAGAAACTAGAGAAATCTCGCCATTTCGAGATCATGTTGACATCAAAGAACCCAACCTCCACCATGTGGGTGACCTACAAAGGTCTCGTCTCACTGACgtacaaaaacaagaacctAGGCCAAGGGAATTTCCCAGAGCTGTCATTAGCCGTGTCGGGATCCCATACGGTCAACCTAAAGCTGGATAGGTCCATGAACGCGGCTGTTCTGCCGCCTGAAGTGGTTAGTTTGGTATTGACGATGGGGCTAGATGCGGGTTTCGGCACGGGCTTGGTGAAACGAGCCAAGGAAGTGGCCGTAACATGTGACATTAAAGTAAATGGATTATTAGATGCGCACAAGGTTGAGATTGTGTCGGAGAGTTGTGAGAGTGAGTTCACTAAATAA
- a CDS encoding Galactose oxidase/kelch repeat superfamily protein (Galactose oxidase/kelch repeat superfamily protein; FUNCTIONS IN: molecular_function unknown; INVOLVED IN: biological_process unknown; LOCATED IN: chloroplast; CONTAINS InterPro DOMAIN/s: F-box domain, cyclin-like (InterPro:IPR001810), Galactose oxidase/kelch, beta-propeller (InterPro:IPR011043), Kelch repeat type 1 (InterPro:IPR006652), Kelch related (InterPro:IPR013089), Kelch-type beta propeller (InterPro:IPR015915); BEST Arabidopsis thaliana protein match is: Galactose oxidase/kelch repeat superfamily protein (TAIR:AT4G39756.1); Has 990 Blast hits to 963 proteins in 43 species: Archae - 0; Bacteria - 15; Metazoa - 33; Fungi - 0; Plants - 942; Viruses - 0; Other Eukaryotes - 0 (source: NCBI BLink).), whose amino-acid sequence MISQEEVPQSTNHSLSFSSLPHEIVVSCLARVSGSYYPKLCLVSKQFRSIILSNEIYKARSHLGTKENRLFVWLKLPTRSYPSWFALWIKPNETLTNDGPIKKQSTGNLLVPLPCSYNYQVLVPSVIVGSETYIVGGYDDALSSSVWFYKNGKIHTLSKSPSMSVARIDAVVVGQYPNIYVMGGCDSDESMNWGEVFNIKTQTWEPLPDPGPEVRGQLVRKMKMQKKNVYVSSEKKDYIYDTEERTWKVTEAVFNFSWCVIEKVRYIYYNKNCWWLDTKSKDWRKIKGLDFLNKFRETDRIEIVNLDGKLVMIWDRFTLSKRNKKIWCAMIALEKCQGCEGIWGKIEWIGDVLMVPLSYSFLDCMVISI is encoded by the coding sequence ATGATCTCCCAAGAAGAAGTACCGCAGAGTACAAACCATTCTCTGTCATTTTCATCACTACCCCACGAAATCGTTGTGAGTTGCTTAGCCCGCGTCTCGGGATCGTACTACCCGAAACTCTGCCTCGTCTCCAAGCAATTCCGCTCAATCATCTTATCAAATGAAATCTACAAGGCTAGATCCCACCTTGGAACCAAAGAAAACCGCCTCTTCGTTTGGCTAAAGTTGCCCACTCGTTCTTATCCTTCTTGGTTCGCCCTTTGGATAAAGCCTAATGAAACCCTGACCAACGATGGCCCGATCAAGAAGCAGTCTACTGGAAATCTACTGGTGCCGTTGCCTTGTTCGTATAATTATCAAGTACTAGTACCCTCAGTGATAGTTGGTTCAGAAACATACATAGTCGGTGGATACGATGATGCTCTTTCTTCATCCGTGTGGTTCTATAAAAATGGGAAGATCCACACCTTAAGTAAATCCCCTAGTATGTCGGTGGCTCGGATTGACGCAGTAGTTGTTGGACAGTATCCTAACATATATGTAATGGGAGGGTGTGATTCAGATGAATCCATGAATTGGGGTGAGGTTTtcaacataaagactcaaacgTGGGAACCTTTGCCAGACCCTGGTCCAGAGGTTCGTGGCCAGTTGGTtaggaaaatgaaaatgcaGAAGAAAAACGTCTACGTTAGTAGTGAAAAGAAGGATTATATTTATGATACTGAAGAACGTACATGGAAAGTTACAGAGGCAGTCTTTAATTTCAGTTGGTGTGTGATAGAGAAAGTACGctacatatattataacaaGAATTGTTGGTGGCTTGACACAAAGTCTAAAGACTGGAGAAAGATCAAAGGTTTGGATTTTCTAAATAAGTTTCGTGAAACAGATAGGATTGAAATAGTTAACTTGGATGGCAAACTCGTAATGATATGGGACAGATTTACGCTATCTAAACGAAACAAGAAGATTTGGTGTGCGATGATTGCGCTTGAAAAGTGTCAAGGATGTGAAGGAATTTGGGGCAAGATTGAATGGATTGGTGATGTGCTTATGGTCCCTTTATCATATAGCTTCTTGGATTGTATGGTCATATccatataa